The following is a genomic window from Burkholderia cepacia ATCC 25416.
ATCTGCCGAAGTTCAGGCAGGTGTTCGCCGACGAGGAGGAGCCGGACAAGGGCCGCTTCCTGAACTGCCCGACGGGCTGGGACTGCGAGCGTGTGAACACGCGTCTGCTGAAGGTGCTGAAGCTCGACCAGTCGTACACGAACTTCCATCCGGGCACCGGCGCGGCGCTCGACGCGGCGATCGCGTCCGCGTACCAGCGCGGCGCGCCGATCGTGTTCTATTACTGGGGCCCGGCCGCGCTGATGGCGAAGTACAAATTCACCGCGCTGAAGATGCCGGCCTATAACGAGGCATGCTGGAAGACGCTGCGCGACGAGAGCAGCACGCACCAGTGCGCGTCGTCGTACATGGTGTCGCGGCTGACGGTCGGCGTGTCGAAGCCGTTCGCCGACGCGAATCCCGATCTCGTCGGCGTATTCGGCAAGGTGCGTTTCCCGATGGACTTCCTGAACCAGACGATCCTCGAGATGACCACGAAGAAGATCGACGGCGCGGCGATGGCCACGCAGTTCCTGAAGACTCGCCAGGACATGTGGAAGCAATGGGTGCCGGCCGACGTCGCGCAGAAGATCGCCGGCAGCCTGAAGGGCGCGTAACCTGCGCGCGGCGGCGGGCCCGCGCCCGCCGCCGCCGTCACGCGCCTTCGCGGCGCGACGGAGAATCAACATGAACGGCTTCTTTCTGCACCTGTCGATCGCCGACTGGGTGAACGGCGCGCTCGAGACTTTCGTCGCGCAATACGGCGACAGCTTCCATCACTTCAGCGTGCTCGTGCTGCGCTACCTGCTCGTGCCGCTCGAAGGCGCGCTGCGCGTGGCGCCGCCGTGGCTCGTGCTGCTGGTCGTCGGCGCGATCGCGTGGAATGCGACGCGCCGCATCGGCCTCGGCGCGCTCTTCATGCTGCTGCTCTACGCGATCGGCTGCTTCGGCCTGTGGGACAAGCTGATGCAGACGCTCGCGCTGATGCTCGTCGCGACGGTGCTGTCGGTCGCGATCGGCGTGCCGGCCGGCATCCTCGCATCGCGCAGCGCGTGGCTGCGGCGGATGCTGCTGCCCGTGCTCGACGTGATGCAGACGCTGCCGAGCTTCGTGTACCTGATCCCGGTGCTGATGCTGTTCGGGCTCGGCAAGGTGCCCGCGATTCTCGCGACGATCATCTATGCGCTGCCGCCGCTGATCCGCCTGACCGATCTCGGCATCCGCCAGGTCGATCCGGACGTGACGGAGGCCGCGCGTGCGTTCGGCACGACGCGCTGGCAGTTGCTCGTCAACGTGCAGTTGCCGCTCGCGCGGCCGAGCATCATGGCCGGCATCAACCAGACGACGATGATGGCGCTGTCGATGGTCGTGATCGCGTCGATGATCGGCTCGCGCGGGCTCGGCGAGGACGTGCTCGCGGGCATCCAGACGCTCGACGTCGGCAAGGGCACGCAGGCCGGCCTCGCGATCGTGATCCTCGCGATCGTGATCGACCGGATCAGCCAGGGCTTCGGCCAGGAGCGGCGTGCACGCCGCCGGCTCGCGCAGCAGCGCCGGCAGAAGGGCGCGTCGCGCGTGCCGTACCGGCTGCCGCGCAAGGCGCAGCCGGCGGGCGTCGATTCGAATCAGGCGACGCAATCGTCGCGGGCATAGAAACGGAGGCAGACATGGCGACCATCGACGTCAAACACGTGTACAAGCTGTTCGGGCCGCAGGCCGCGCATGCGCGCGTGCTCGACCTGCTGCGCTCGGGCAGGCGCAAGGCCGACGTGCTGGCCGAAACGGGCTGCAACGTCGGGCTCAACGACGTGAGCCTCGGCATCGAGTCGGGCGAGATCTTCGTGATCATGGGGCTGTCGGGCTCCGGGAAGTCGACGCTCGTGCGGCACTTCAACCGGCTGATCGAGCCGACGGCCGGCGAGATCGTGATCGACGGCAGCGACGTGATCAAGCTCGACGCGCACGGGCTGCGCGAGTTGCGCCGCTACAAGGTCAGCATGGTGTTCCAGAACTTCGGGCTGCTGCCGCACCAGACCGTGCTCGACAACGCCGCGTATGCGCTGCGCACGCGCGGCGAGAAGCGGCACGACGCGGCTGACGCCGCGCGCAACTGGCTGACGAAGGTCGGGCTCGACGGTTACGGCGATCATTACC
Proteins encoded in this region:
- a CDS encoding ABC transporter substrate-binding protein, which produces MQIRRLKTVLLAAAAILSAPAAHAAGGACADGKTVHFAGITWESGSFATEVLRQIMEKGYGCKTDVVPGSTAATETALARNDLQIWAEQWTGRSEITAKAVSSGAVKLIGDTLPGGTTEGWFVPDYVVKGDPARNIKPVAPGLVSVDDLPKFRQVFADEEEPDKGRFLNCPTGWDCERVNTRLLKVLKLDQSYTNFHPGTGAALDAAIASAYQRGAPIVFYYWGPAALMAKYKFTALKMPAYNEACWKTLRDESSTHQCASSYMVSRLTVGVSKPFADANPDLVGVFGKVRFPMDFLNQTILEMTTKKIDGAAMATQFLKTRQDMWKQWVPADVAQKIAGSLKGA
- a CDS encoding ABC transporter permease, with protein sequence MNGFFLHLSIADWVNGALETFVAQYGDSFHHFSVLVLRYLLVPLEGALRVAPPWLVLLVVGAIAWNATRRIGLGALFMLLLYAIGCFGLWDKLMQTLALMLVATVLSVAIGVPAGILASRSAWLRRMLLPVLDVMQTLPSFVYLIPVLMLFGLGKVPAILATIIYALPPLIRLTDLGIRQVDPDVTEAARAFGTTRWQLLVNVQLPLARPSIMAGINQTTMMALSMVVIASMIGSRGLGEDVLAGIQTLDVGKGTQAGLAIVILAIVIDRISQGFGQERRARRRLAQQRRQKGASRVPYRLPRKAQPAGVDSNQATQSSRA
- a CDS encoding quaternary amine ABC transporter ATP-binding protein, with amino-acid sequence MATIDVKHVYKLFGPQAAHARVLDLLRSGRRKADVLAETGCNVGLNDVSLGIESGEIFVIMGLSGSGKSTLVRHFNRLIEPTAGEIVIDGSDVIKLDAHGLRELRRYKVSMVFQNFGLLPHQTVLDNAAYALRTRGEKRHDAADAARNWLTKVGLDGYGDHYPDELSGGMRQRVGLARALAADTDVLLMDEAFSALDPLIRTEMQDQLLELQATLAKTIVFITHDLDEALRIGDRIAILRDGALVQVGTPDDILSRPADDYVKRFVEKRTSVN